A segment of the Maylandia zebra isolate NMK-2024a linkage group LG2, Mzebra_GT3a, whole genome shotgun sequence genome:
TTTCCAAGCTTCCTTTACTTTCcaaggttttagagaaaatgacATTAAAGTGTGGTTggctttaaactttttaaattttaatgaaaagaaaacagaggtgTTGTGTTTGGACCCAGTTGTCCCGGTGAGTCGTCCTCTGTTGATTTGGGACCCTTGgaagtttattttaaacctgttattactgaccttggttttaagttggacagaCAAGTTagagcagtggtgaagtccagtttttaaCCTTTAAGGTGACTGGCAAAAGTGAAGTCTTTTCTTTCTAACCAGCACCTTCAAAaagtgatccatgcttttatttcttcccgtctggactactgtaacgCACTTTATGTGTGGGCCAGTCAGTCGCTGCTCTCACGTCTGCTGCTGGTTCAAAATGTCACTGCTCACCCTGTCGGTCTCTtaggtcagctgaccagctgctcctggaagTACCaagatccaggaggaagctccGAGGGGACAGGGCCTTTTCTATCGTGGCTCCTAAATTATGGAATAACCTGTCCTTGCACGTTAGAGAGGcgccttcactgtccacttttaaaacacGTCTTAAAACTAGTTTTTATTCGTTGGCTTTTgacctcagtgagacttagtttctcttgtaattatattaattatttaaatgcCTTATaagcttatattttatatatttttcttttatttggcttttatttatatcttatGTAATTTTATTATGTAGCTTAAATGTACAtaactttgtgtcagctgtggctcttttaaagtgctttataaataaaggtgatgatgatgatgatgatgatgatgtgagaCAAAATTAATTTACACTTGCAGGTACAGGAATTATGTGGAATGATGAAAGCTGTGTCTCTAGTCTGTACAAAACTATGGATGGGAATTACATGTGAAATCCTGTTTTGTGAACAAACTAAAGTGGAAaaaattgcatttatttttgtattttccctTCTTAGCAAGGCAAAACACAACTTTGTCAAACTTCTCTAAAGGTTAGATCTTTGACTAAAAGTAGTAAAGCTAATACAAATCACTACTTTTAATTTTATCAACACATTATCATTAAATTCCCTATTAATAGCACACTATTTCTAGCATAGTATGCATGTTAGCCATGTGATAGACTGACAACCTATCCAGGGTGGTCATCTATTAAAGCCTATTTATAGAATAATTTCACAAACAAATTTCTCTTTTAAGCattatatttattcatgttGCAGAATTTTAGCACAGTTGATACATTACAGAACTGAAATTACATTTCTGCTTTTGACTTTTGCACACTGTTCATGCAACAGCATTCATGCATCAATGCAGTGTGTGCAGATAATTCAATCTAAATACAAATAAGCATGCTGATATAACATATACTGTATTGAATACTAAAAGAGATAAGAAGCCCattattaaaaagcaaacaTCAGCTCGATTATTGCATACCGGGAGATACTCAATAGGCTAGCTAATTCACTAATCCAGCCCCAAAGCCTTACAAGCCATGTAGAGTCGCTGCCTTTTCGACATTTTTCCATCTTTTAATGCACCTCTCTCAGCTTTCATCAGGGTAAAGACAGCAGCAGAAAACATCCATGTGTCCTTATTCTAGGAAAATCAATCAAAGAAAAATATGGGAAATGTTAAAACCTAAACACAATTAGGCTTTTTAAATTAGGACAGCCCTATTTTTAAGTACTTTACCTGTTGTCTTCTCTGATCACTAAAGTTTTCCTGCAGAACAGCAACTTAATTGCAGAATAATACAGATAACAAtgaattcaaattaaaaacattttacttaAATTCATTGATGAGATTGCTATGATTAACTTTAATTACCTTCACAGTTATCcatgctgtttttctttgatgTGCAAATAAGGACAGCTATAACAATCAGACATATCGCCAGTAAAGCACACAGTAGAAAAATAACTGTGCTGGCGCTCTTTGACCATGAGTAGTCTCCTGGAacgacaaagaaaaaaacaaaacatgtgttTGTTAgtttataatttttttctctttttgaagTAATGGAAAGCAGAATGATACAATTTTCCCTTTAGAGTGGATGCAAAATTAAATAAGTTTAATGTCATCTCCTAATGAGATTGCTGTGAAATAGAAAATACTTGTTTTACACCAAAATGCTGCTAAATTCAGCTGAAATTTACAAATTTTAAACTTAAATATTCtaattttcaaattaaaagatgAGTGGTACAGGTACCGTGAATATCCAGTTTAgttccatttccaaataataTCTCTCCACATGTGGCCACAGCACAGTAGTAAGTCCCAGCATCGGAGGAGCTGACGTTCTTAGAGAAGTGATAAACACATGTCCTCTGAGTATCAGATCTTTTCTCACATTCATTATGTGTATTAGCGTAAATGACTGGATGAGATTCATGAGATCTGTCTCTGAACCAAAGAACTCTGAGACCTCCTGGACACGTCTTGTTGACAGAGTGAGAGACTGAACACTGGAAAGTCACTGTGTCTCCTGGATGGATTGGATTTGATCCTGTCAGCTGTTGAACAACTACTGATGCTTTCTGAttgtttcctgtgtaataaaaatgcaaagacATTGTGCTGTCAtagtagctgaaaaatattgTAAATGAGTGTTACGTTCCCCTAAAAAGGTTCAGGGGATGAGGGGGATGTAACAAAATGTGTCCAGGTCGaaaaaaggagacagagaggCAAAAGAGCTTTTTTAAAGCTTATATTAAGGATGTACACTTACCTTTTACAAACAAATATGTGCCACTCCAGTTAGTCCTAATCCACTCTGTGAGCCCACAGTGATAGATTCCCTCGTCCTCTTGGACGGTCTTCAAAATAGTCACATTGCTGAAATTGTTATCATTATGTTCCTCAAATCTTGATCTAGAAAATGCAGGACCATATTGCGCTGGTGTAGATTTAAACGATGTCATAATTAACTTTAGGGTATCCCCGTGATTCTGCTTGTACCAGTGGACTTCTCCACTCTGGAGCCCTTTGGGCAAAGCACATGTTAGGGTCACTGGTTCACCAAGTTGAACTGTTTTCACTGGAACCAGAGAATctgaagtaaaataaataaaattaaaaaaacattaaaaagcatTATGTACATGTAAAAGTCATCTCACAGATTGTTTATTCTAATAGTCCTCTATTGGTTAGCGTGTACAAGCGAAGACAATTATTAGagagaataatttaaaaaagcactTACATCCTCGATGAAGAAAAATCAGTGTAATCCATACCGTGATCATCTTGACAGTGTCTTTTGTTAAGGATGTTATTCATATTTTAGTGAGTGAAGGAGGTGGGATGGCCATACCTTTGGTGTAAAATGCATCTGATTGGTTATCAGATTCAAAGCACACTTCCTGTCCTTGGCTTAATGAAACAAGGCTGTCATTCATCTCTCATTGCAGCTGTCCACATtaattactgtttgtttttttcgttGGAAGGCCAGTTTGTGTATGAGTTCTATTCTGAATTCCAGTCTTTCAACTTAAAAGAACTACTGCTGTTTGCGATATGTACTTTACTGCAAGAAACGTATTACATTGTGCATCTTAGAGGAACACTATACATATGAAGGGGCACAAAATAAATTTTTCCTTGCAAGAAGTATAGATCAGGCTGACCGAATGTTGCCTTTAAAAGTGGTTTTGCACCTGTAAAAACCAGAATTAGTCTATTTTCTTAACAGATATCAAAGTATATcgtgtgaaaagaaaaacaaaatcgcACATAATCACAGAGGAAGAATCAGAATAATGCTGATCTTAAACTACACGATTTAAGCTaaaaatgtactcactcacataaacaacaacagttgtaCTGCAAAGTAATTCTGGCAGACTTTGTATAACAACAGAGCTGTGTAAGGAAGATAGAAAGCTGTGCTGGTTGGTGGGTTCTTAGAGGAGTGGAATGAAGACAGGCAAGCTTTTTACCAGAGAGCGTAGAAAGTGGAGAACTAACCATCACACTAAAAAGTGCAAGAGAAAAATCTGACACATGGGAACCTTTATGATCCAATTTGAATTGGGTCATAAAGGTTGTAACTaaggatgggtatcgtttaggttttatccgataccggtgccaaaccggtacttttgaaacggtgccggtgcttaaacggtgctcaaaccggtgcttaaagaatggagaacacaaactttgtccaaaaacctaaAACATTGATACTGCTTCTTACTAATAGATATAAAGCAAATATTAGAGCAATACTGAATAAAACAACTCTTTTTCCTGTCCTGTTTAATCCATTGATTAGTGGCTTAATTGATTATGTAGCTTAGGAAGCTGTGCAGCTAACAGGTCACACAACATACCAGGCTACCAGAGCAAGTGACTCCGGTAAGGCCAGTGGGAgaggactgtgtgtgtatacaaaCAACAGAAGGTGCACACACACTAAGATTACCAACACTCAGTGCTCTCTGGACTTGAAGTATTTGACTGTTACGTGTCGCCCCTTTTATCTACCTGGAGAACTCAGGGGTAATGATTACTACTGTAATACTTTAGCCACCTGCTAAATGCTATTAGCAAGCAACATCCTTAACATGGTGAAACCAACTGCTAGAGTTCTAGTGAGGCCCAAGAGAACATCTGAACAGCTTTGGGGCTGCTTTGATTGAACTGACTGGTCTAGTTTTAAGGATGATGACATCTACACTTACACTGTACTCCTCTATTATAAGAAGTTGTATCGACACGATCACTACCACAAAACATATTTCCCTTCTCTAACAACAAGCTGTGGATAATGAAAGATGTCCGAGTCCTGCTTAAGGCCCTTAACATGGTTTTCAGATCTGATGGCATACAACAATATAGTGTTGTCAGGTCTGGTTTGAAGAGGGGCATCAGAGATGCCAAGGTAGATGGATTGATTATTTTATAGCACATTTCTACTCTGTCTGAGACTTAAAGAGACGTGACTTAAAGCGTTTTATGTTCACTTCCCACTGCTTTGAGGAAGTCACAAAGATCTTAAAGGACTCATCCCATCCTACCCATCATCTGTTCAACCTGGTGCTCTCCATCAGTAAAACCACAGACAGATTGTCTAactgtttttaatcattttttaagtcatcaaatattaaaatattagttATATGAAGTATTTGCAAGGTAAATCATTGTcgaaacaaaaaaccccaaacaggtTGGATCACTAttttgagaaagaaaagaaataaagagaagagaacaaaacaaaaaaataaggaCAGAAGCAAATATTTTTTAGTGCACTGCATTTGTAAGTTCGTCATTCGTATAACCACAGTAAACATGTGCTGCTCACATTGAACATCATGTGTGCTTCAGTTTAATTGTTCTTTAAATGTTGTCCTGACTACCTGCTTGGCAGACCACAGTACTCACCACAGTGAATACTGGTGTTGTAGTTTTAGTTGTGCTCTAATAGTGCTTTAAGAGGAAACCTAAGTACCTTCTTATAGTGAAATAAAAGTGCTACAAATCACACCAAAAGCCACAGTTTGGTACTAgaaagtgttttatttatttacatattatGATGTTACAAGAAAACGTCTTTGAAAATGTGTTCCTCCACTTCACTACAAGTGCATCCCCACTTAGGTCTTTACGTTTGACAACAGTAGTTTTCTTTACATAGTATTGTATAACTCAGCCTTTTGCTTTTGTGAAAGTACAACATTTTTAAGCTTACAATGGTATCTAATATACCTAATATTAGGTGTACTCTACTGTGACATAAAAGAAACACCTAAATTATTCAGTGGATCCAAAAGGCTCATTAATCCAGCCCAAAGGCCTTGACAGCAGTGTGGAGTCTCTCCCTCTCAGCTGCATCTGTTGTCCCACCTCTGTCAGTTCCCATCATGGCAAAGACTGCAGCAGAGTAAAACCACACATCCTCTGCTTtctaaggggaaaaaacaaaatgtcaaaagTAACATTTCATTCTGATGAGGTTAATTCAGTCGTTTACTACTTTACCTGTTGAGTTTTCTGGATACCAGTGTTTTTTCGCAGGGGAACAACACCTACATTAtggaatatgaaaaaaaaacaagaactatGAATGCAGCAATTCAAATATAATGCTGTTTTCTGAATAGCTGCTATTACCTTTGCAATATTGCGTGTCATCTTTCTTCATTGCAGCAATAAGGATAGCTATAACAATCAGGCTTATAGCCAAGACAGCACACAGCATAAAAATAACTGCCCCGGATCTGTGTGACCATATGCTGCTTCCTGGAACAATATGAATAAAAGATCTGACAGTTAGAGTAtatcaaaatgttttaattgataGACCGATGATTGCGTTACCATGGATGTCTGGCTTAGTTCCAGATGATACTGTCGAACTCTGAGCAACAGAAGAGTTGGAAATGCTCTGATTTTTTCCTGTTGGACATAAaggt
Coding sequences within it:
- the LOC101479066 gene encoding uncharacterized protein LOC101479066, producing the protein MIVFWIALNLLHRGYALVSQITVQAGEPATFICSLPHTEVLPRQVHWYKQSAGDTLKVIVTVRKSKPPEYAQDFPKSRWEIKSNSSFSNLTILRTIQEDEGMYHCGVSEWLADIIWTGMHLLIKGKNQSISNSSVAQSSTVSSGTKPDIHGSSIWSHRSGAVIFMLCAVLAISLIVIAILIAAMKKDDTQYCKGVVPLRKNTGIQKTQQKAEDVWFYSAAVFAMMGTDRGGTTDAAERERLHTAVKAFGLD
- the LOC143413462 gene encoding uncharacterized protein LOC143413462, which gives rise to MTSFKSTPAQYGPAFSRSRFEEHNDNNFSNVTILKTVQEDEGIYHCGLTEWIRTNWSGTYLFVKGNNQKASVVVQQLTGSNPIHPGDTVTFQCSVSHSVNKTCPGGLRVLWFRDRSHESHPVIYANTHNECEKRSDTQRTCVYHFSKNVSSSDAGTYYCAVATCGEILFGNGTKLDIHGDYSWSKSASTVIFLLCALLAICLIVIAVLICTSKKNSMDNCEVAVLQENFSDQRRQQNKDTWMFSAAVFTLMKAERGALKDGKMSKRQRLYMACKALGLD